A segment of the Chlorogloeopsis sp. ULAP01 genome:
TCTAAGATATATTCGCTACCAATGTTACTTGTCATCACGATCACAGTATTGCGAAAATCAACAGTTCTGCCTTGTGAATCAGTGATTCTACCATCATCTAATACTTGCAAGAGTATATTAAATACATCAGGGTGCGCTTTTTCAACTTCATCTAAAAGCACCACAGAGTAAGGACGGCGGCGAATTGCCTCGGAAAGTTGTCCGCCTTCTTCATAACCTACGTATCCTGGAGGCGCTCCTACCAAGCGAGATACTGAGTGCTTTTCCATATACTCAGACATATCCAAACGCACGAGGGCGTCGTCCGAATCAAAGAGAAACTGAGCCAGAGCGCGGGCAAGTTCGGTTTTGCCGACTCCTGTCGGCCCCATCAATAAAAATGAGCCAATGGGGCGACTCGGATCTTTCATGCCAGCACGGGCGCGGCGAATCGCTGCTGCTACTGCTGCTGTTGCTTCCTCTTGTCCTACAACTCGTTCGTGCAGGTGACTTTCCAGTTGCAGCAGTTTTTGTCGTTCCGATTCCAGCAGGCGATTTACCGGAATCCCCGTCCATTTAGCAACGATTTCGGCAATATCAGCTTCTGTAACTTGTTCTCGCAACAGAGTTTTACCCTGCGCTTGGATTTTCAGTAATTCGGCTTCTTTGACTTCGCGATCGCGCTGTACTCCCTCCAATTTGCCATACTTTAACTGGGCAGCTTTGTTGAGATCGTAGGCACGTTCTGCCTGTTCAATTTGTACCCGTAGCTTTTCTTCTTCTTGCTTCAAAGTACTAATTGCCTCTAATAGCAGCTTTTCACCTTGCCACTGCCCATTAAATTCCTGCTGTTTCTCTGTCAAATTAGCAATTTCTCGCTCAATTCGCTGCAAACGTTCTTGAGTTTGGATTGTCGCCTTTTCTTCTCCAGCCAACGACAGCTTTTCCATTTCTAGCTGCATCAAGCGACGATCAATCGCTTCCAATTCTGCTGGTTTGGATGTAATCTCCATTTTTAATTGGGCTGCTGCTTCATCTACCAAGTCAATGGCTTTATCAGGCAAGAAGCGATCATTAATATATCTGGCTGAGAGGGTAGCAGCTGCTACTAAGGCTGAATCAGAAATTTTGACGTTGTGATGGACTTCGTAACGCTCTTTCAGTCCTCGCAAAATAGAAATTGTATTTTCTACGCTGGGCTGATCTACATACACTTGTTGAAAGCGTCTTTCTAAAGCTGCGTCTTTTTCAATATATTTACGATATTCGTCTAGAGTAGTTGCTCCAATACAGCGCAGTTCTCCCCGTGCCAGCATTGGTTTGAGCAAATTGCCTGCATCCATCGAACCTTGTTGCCCGGAACCTGCGCCAACAACTGTATGTAGTTCGTCAATAAACAGGACTATTTGACCGTTAGATTCGATTACTTCCTTCAGAACTGATTTTAAACGGTCTTCAAATTCACCTCGGTATTTAGCACCAGCAATCAAACTACCCATATCCAGGGCAATGAGTTGGCGATTTTTCAAAGATTCAGGTACATCGCCATTCACAATTCGCTGTGCTAAAGCTTCTGCGATCGCAGTCTTACCAACTCCAGGTTCACCAATTAAAACTGGATTATTCTTGCTACGACGAGATAATACCTGAATTACCCGACGGATTTCATCATCTCGCCCAATCACTGGATCGAGTTTTCCAGCTTTTGCTTGCTCTGTCAAGTCTCTACCAAACTTTTGTAGAGCTTCATAGCGAGATTCTGGATTTTGGTCTGTTACTTTTTGACTACCGCGAATCACTTTAATTGTAGCTTCTAACTTTGCTGTATCTAGATTAAAGCTTTTCAGCATCCGCCGACCGATACGTTCATCTTCTACAAAACCCAAAAGTAAGTGTTCCACAGAGATATAGGAATCATTCATCCGCACTCTGGCTTCCTCGGCTAAGTCTAGCATTGCGTCTAAATAGCGCCCAAGGTAAAGTTGATCGCTTCTACCGACTTTGGGTTGACGGCGGGCAAATTCTTCAAGTTGCTGTTGCAAACGGTTAGCATCTACACCAGCACGGTTGAGGATACGTGCTGCTAAACCATTTTCTTGCTGGAATAAAGCAAGTATTAAATGTTCAACATCTAATTGCTGTTGTTGATATGCGCGTACTATATCCTGAGATTTGACAATTGCTTCCCAGGCTTTATCTGTAAATTTATCCGGATCTGTAGGCTGCATCTTTACAATTTTTGATTTGGAATTTTAAATCTTAAACTACGGAAAGTATGTCCTAAATATTTATCCAATCATTATCAGGCCGCATCTGCTTGTATCTACAGTTGCAATTTGAGACTGGGTATCGGGGATTGGTGATTGGGGGTTGGGTAATGGGAAGAGGACACGGGGACAAAGAAACACGGTGAGCAGCGCGTTGCACAAAGAAGCGCCGTGCGCGGGGGTCTCCCCCCAACCCCAACGCCAGTCGCTACCCTCCGGGAAGCCGCCCTGACGGGCGTCTACAAGTCGGGAAACCCGCCCATGGCGCTGGCTCCTCCGTGGGTGGGCCAAAGCCCCCGTTGTAGCGACTGCGTACACGCGAAGCGGGTTCTCGTTAGAGTACCCGAAGGAGGACGCGGAGAATTATGATTCACGTTCTTGCCCCAAGTCTTGTTGTCTCCCCCTCCCCTTGTCGTCTTCAAGCGTCCCTAGTCCCCAATCCAATTTAAAACGAAAACACACTTCTGAGGGTGCTTTGCCAAATAGTACCTTTAGAGCTATCGTTATCAGGATTTGTGACTAGTGAAAATGTGGGGGTAATACTAAGGTTGTCACTAAGTTGGAGATTGTAGAATGCCTCAAAATTAGTTTGAGTGGCGCTGCCTAGATCATTGCTGACAAAGGGTTGACCAATAGCTATACCTGCAACAGTACCAGGAAGCATAAAGTTACGAGAACCCAAACCAACCGCCCAACTAAAGGGATGTAAATCTAAATTTTCATTGATGGCAGTGTTGAATCCATTATAACTACCAAATCCGAAGCGACCGAAGATGCCTGTATTGCGGTTTAATGCATACTCAGCATTAATACCAAAGGCGTTAATATCAGTATTATTAATTAAAGCATTTGTATATTGTAATCTTAGAGTTATCTGATTACTGGGTGAGTATTCGACTTCTACACTTGCTTGATAGCGATCGCCAAATAAACCACCTTCTGTAGTATTGCCATTGGGTAGATTCGCATCAGCCGCAATGTAGAGCGATCGCAAAGTCAAGTTACTGCCACTAGGATTCCACAAAATAGCAGCGCCTGCACCACCATTGCGATCAATTTGGTTTTGAACAATTAGGGGATTATTCAAAAAAAAGCTAGAACTAAAATCTATGGCCTCGTTATTAGCATATCTGTTGCGATCAATAAAATCTCGCGGCAACATTTTGGCACCAAAGGTTAATGCTACATCTTGCCAAGGGCGAAAAGTGTAGTACAAGCGTCTGAGCTTGACAGAAGATTCAACTTCTGCATAATCAAGTCCACCACCGTTGGCAATCAAACCAGTAACTCCTAAAAGGTTGCGCTGTTCTTGTTGCGCCAAACCAGTGGCATCACCACCATTGTTGCCAGATTCTAATTGAGTTACTAATAAATCTTGTTGGTTGAAGCTTGTAGAAAGGGTTAAGCGGGAACGGGAGATAACAGTTTTGTTAGCATCACTACCATCACTAAGAGCAATAATTTGTTGACCTTGCAGCTTGGTCGTGGTAGAAAATTGATTCGCATTTAGTTCAAGGGTGCGTGCATCTATTCTATTGATACGCTGCTGTAAATCTTCCAAAGCCAATCTATAGTCTGTTTGCAACCGCCTTAAAACGATCGCGTCTTCTTGGATATAGCGATCGTCCTCACCATTGGCAATCAAACCTTCTACTTGTTCTAGGGTAGCGGCGAGGGCTGCTGCAAACTCGTAGCGGCTGAGAGGACGGTTACCGCGAAAGGTGCCATCTGCGTAACCAAAGATGACACCATAACGTTCGATGAGCGCTCGCAACGCCTGATAAGCCCAATCTGTCGGCTTAATATCAGATAGTTCAGAAACTGAAGTTTGCTTATTTTGCAAATCAGAATCCGTGCCAATATTAATAGACTGAGAGTGAGAATGGGGTAATAACTCGGCTTGCCAAGAAC
Coding sequences within it:
- the clpB gene encoding ATP-dependent chaperone ClpB, which encodes MQPTDPDKFTDKAWEAIVKSQDIVRAYQQQQLDVEHLILALFQQENGLAARILNRAGVDANRLQQQLEEFARRQPKVGRSDQLYLGRYLDAMLDLAEEARVRMNDSYISVEHLLLGFVEDERIGRRMLKSFNLDTAKLEATIKVIRGSQKVTDQNPESRYEALQKFGRDLTEQAKAGKLDPVIGRDDEIRRVIQVLSRRSKNNPVLIGEPGVGKTAIAEALAQRIVNGDVPESLKNRQLIALDMGSLIAGAKYRGEFEDRLKSVLKEVIESNGQIVLFIDELHTVVGAGSGQQGSMDAGNLLKPMLARGELRCIGATTLDEYRKYIEKDAALERRFQQVYVDQPSVENTISILRGLKERYEVHHNVKISDSALVAAATLSARYINDRFLPDKAIDLVDEAAAQLKMEITSKPAELEAIDRRLMQLEMEKLSLAGEEKATIQTQERLQRIEREIANLTEKQQEFNGQWQGEKLLLEAISTLKQEEEKLRVQIEQAERAYDLNKAAQLKYGKLEGVQRDREVKEAELLKIQAQGKTLLREQVTEADIAEIVAKWTGIPVNRLLESERQKLLQLESHLHERVVGQEEATAAVAAAIRRARAGMKDPSRPIGSFLLMGPTGVGKTELARALAQFLFDSDDALVRLDMSEYMEKHSVSRLVGAPPGYVGYEEGGQLSEAIRRRPYSVVLLDEVEKAHPDVFNILLQVLDDGRITDSQGRTVDFRNTVIVMTSNIGSEYILDISGDDSQYEKMRNRVMDALRSHFRPEFLNRVDDLIIFHPLNRSEMRQIVRIQLKRVENLLSDQKISLEISPSACDYLVEVGYDPVYGARPIKRAIQREVENAIATKILENTFIGGDTIVIDKGDKGLNFSKKKVVTVPAPTNTTHILEASRES
- a CDS encoding iron uptake porin, coding for MSVKQCLRQRIYVPRLLAGGLASWSIFSQICLPAPANSLLPQKRLSPVTKISSWQAELLPHSHSQSINIGTDSDLQNKQTSVSELSDIKPTDWAYQALRALIERYGVIFGYADGTFRGNRPLSRYEFAAALAATLEQVEGLIANGEDDRYIQEDAIVLRRLQTDYRLALEDLQQRINRIDARTLELNANQFSTTTKLQGQQIIALSDGSDANKTVISRSRLTLSTSFNQQDLLVTQLESGNNGGDATGLAQQEQRNLLGVTGLIANGGGLDYAEVESSVKLRRLYYTFRPWQDVALTFGAKMLPRDFIDRNRYANNEAIDFSSSFFLNNPLIVQNQIDRNGGAGAAILWNPSGSNLTLRSLYIAADANLPNGNTTEGGLFGDRYQASVEVEYSPSNQITLRLQYTNALINNTDINAFGINAEYALNRNTGIFGRFGFGSYNGFNTAINENLDLHPFSWAVGLGSRNFMLPGTVAGIAIGQPFVSNDLGSATQTNFEAFYNLQLSDNLSITPTFSLVTNPDNDSSKGTIWQSTLRSVFSF